Proteins encoded together in one Flavobacteriales bacterium window:
- a CDS encoding 1-deoxy-D-xylulose-5-phosphate reductoisomerase, producing MAAAEITPMKKRIAILGSTGSIGTQALEVVREQSARFAVELLTAGRNSDLLIEQALAFRPNAVVIGDTTRLARVKDALFPHGIKVYGGEEAIAQAVAMADIDMVLTAMVGYAGLRPTLAAIEAGKPIALANKETLVVAGELVTAAARAKGVNILPVDSEHSAIFQCLVGEWQNPIEKVVLTASGGPFRGRTRDQLATVTKAQALKHPNWDMGAKITIDSASLMNKGLEAIEAKWLFNLRPDQVEIVVHPQSIVHSLVQFRDGSLKAQLGLPDMKLPIQYAMAYPARLDTSWPRFDFAQYPALTFEPPDLGTFRNLALALDALQRGGNAPCVLNAANEIAVELFLQDRIGFLEMSDLIEERLAKATFVPRPTMEDLVASDDETRRSARTWASPAWNS from the coding sequence ATGGCGGCTGCGGAGATCACACCGATGAAGAAACGGATCGCGATCCTGGGCAGCACGGGCAGCATCGGCACGCAGGCCCTGGAGGTGGTGCGCGAGCAATCCGCCCGCTTCGCCGTGGAGCTGCTCACGGCCGGCCGCAACAGCGACCTGCTGATCGAGCAGGCGCTGGCCTTCCGCCCCAACGCGGTGGTGATCGGCGACACCACCCGGCTCGCCCGGGTGAAGGACGCCTTGTTCCCACACGGCATCAAGGTGTACGGCGGTGAGGAGGCCATCGCGCAGGCCGTGGCCATGGCCGACATCGACATGGTGCTCACCGCCATGGTGGGCTACGCCGGGCTGCGCCCCACGCTCGCGGCGATCGAGGCCGGCAAGCCCATCGCGCTGGCCAACAAGGAGACCTTGGTGGTGGCCGGGGAGCTCGTCACCGCCGCGGCCCGTGCCAAAGGCGTCAACATCCTGCCGGTGGACAGCGAGCACAGCGCCATCTTCCAGTGCCTGGTGGGCGAGTGGCAGAACCCGATCGAAAAGGTCGTTCTCACGGCCAGCGGCGGTCCCTTCCGCGGCCGCACGCGCGATCAGCTCGCCACCGTCACCAAGGCGCAGGCGCTCAAGCACCCCAACTGGGACATGGGCGCCAAGATCACGATCGACAGCGCCAGCCTGATGAACAAGGGCCTGGAGGCCATTGAGGCAAAGTGGCTGTTCAACCTGCGTCCGGACCAGGTGGAGATCGTGGTGCACCCCCAGAGCATCGTGCACAGCCTGGTGCAGTTCCGCGACGGCAGCCTGAAGGCCCAGCTGGGCCTGCCGGACATGAAGCTGCCCATCCAGTACGCCATGGCCTATCCCGCCCGGCTGGACACGTCGTGGCCGCGCTTCGACTTCGCGCAGTACCCCGCGCTCACCTTCGAGCCGCCCGACCTGGGCACCTTCCGCAACCTGGCCCTGGCCCTGGACGCCCTGCAGCGCGGCGGCAATGCGCCCTGCGTGCTCAATGCCGCCAACGAGATCGCCGTGGAGCTCTTCCTCCAGGACCGCATCGGCTTCCTGGAGATGAGCGACCTGATCGAGGAAAGGCTCGCAAAGGCGACCTTTGTACCGCGGCCCACGATGGAGGACCTGGTGGCCTCCGATGACGAGACCCGCCGCAGCGCCCGCACCTGGGCAAGCCCCGCATGGAATTCCTGA
- a CDS encoding FAD-binding oxidoreductase codes for MSASFSHDLIIVGQGLAGSVLAETALRRGLRVRLLDEPREGRASWVAAGLVNPVALRRTLLSWRAPELLPIAGAFYREAGLHLGRECWHPVPLVKVFPSAKEAGEWRVRMNDPEVGHYLSIETCTDPGLQRVDQPYGHGQVKRAAWVDVAGLLTAWRALWREQGVLEERRVEAIDVRAIPGGVDLFGHTAPMIVWCAGPFAQLQGLVPVRGERLTVRLPGLDLGVLVHRGGFILPLGGDDYRVGSTYDWDDVWSGPTATGRADLLRRLHKLLLRTPLEPEEAEAFQVVDHWSGVRPTASDRRPLLGRIAPHQAVLNGLGSKGVLLAPWCAQHLLDHLLDGSALDPEVDLARFA; via the coding sequence TTGTCCGCCTCCTTCTCCCACGACCTCATCATCGTCGGCCAGGGTCTGGCCGGATCGGTGCTTGCCGAGACCGCCCTGCGCCGCGGCCTGCGCGTGCGCTTGCTGGACGAGCCCCGCGAGGGCCGCGCCTCCTGGGTGGCCGCCGGGCTGGTGAACCCCGTGGCCCTGCGCCGTACCCTGCTCAGCTGGCGCGCCCCCGAACTGCTGCCCATCGCGGGAGCCTTCTACCGCGAAGCTGGTCTGCACCTCGGCCGTGAGTGCTGGCACCCCGTGCCGCTGGTGAAGGTCTTCCCCAGCGCCAAGGAGGCCGGCGAATGGCGTGTGCGCATGAACGACCCCGAGGTGGGCCACTACCTCAGCATTGAGACCTGCACCGACCCCGGCCTGCAACGCGTGGACCAGCCCTACGGCCACGGACAGGTGAAGCGTGCCGCCTGGGTCGACGTGGCCGGGCTGCTCACCGCCTGGCGCGCGCTGTGGCGCGAACAAGGCGTGCTGGAGGAGCGCCGCGTGGAAGCCATTGATGTGCGCGCTATTCCAGGCGGGGTGGACCTCTTCGGCCATACCGCTCCGATGATCGTGTGGTGCGCGGGCCCCTTCGCGCAGCTCCAAGGCTTGGTGCCCGTGCGCGGCGAACGCCTCACCGTGCGCCTGCCCGGCCTGGACCTTGGCGTGCTGGTGCATCGCGGCGGCTTCATCCTCCCCTTGGGCGGCGACGACTACCGCGTGGGCAGCACCTACGACTGGGACGATGTATGGAGCGGGCCTACCGCTACCGGCCGCGCCGACCTGCTACGCCGCCTGCACAAGCTGCTGTTGCGCACACCGCTGGAGCCCGAAGAGGCCGAGGCCTTCCAAGTGGTGGACCACTGGTCCGGCGTGCGGCCCACGGCCAGCGACCGCCGCCCCCTGCTGGGCCGTATCGCCCCCCACCAGGCCGTGCTGAACGGATTGGGCTCCAAAGGCGTGCTGCTGGCCCCCTGGTGCGCGCAGCATCTCTTGGACCACCTGCTCGACGGCTCGGCGCTGGATCCGGAGGTGGACCTCGCACGGTTCGCGTAG
- the rseP gene encoding RIP metalloprotease RseP: MEFLIKAGQLILSLSILVTLHELGHFVPARLFGTRVEKFFLFFDWKFALWKRQVGDTVFGIGWIPLGGYVKISGMIDESMDREQMAQAPQPWEFRAKPAWQRLIIMVGGVTVNLLLGMLIYIAVLFTWGRDYLPLENATYGLHPSSVIKEQGMADGDRIIAVEGHAVRSIEELGKAILIDEARTLTIDRQGRTTDITLSTDVADRILDRNEKTLFTPCVPFFVDSILPDGTAKDSELRKGDRLIAVNGASTPWFAQFREAVGELKGQQATIGVLRGSDTLQLPVLVSDQGLIGVGNRPPEAYFTFAKERYGLLESIPAGIAYGWNTLGGYVSSLKLLFSASGVKQMGGFGSIGGLFSPAWDWQVFWNMTAFLSIILAFMNILPIPALDGGHVVFLLYEMVFRRTPNQKVLEVAQMVGMVLLLGLILFANGNDVVKWLTGRL; this comes from the coding sequence ATGGAATTCCTGATCAAGGCCGGCCAGCTCATCCTGAGCCTCAGCATCCTGGTGACGCTCCACGAGCTGGGCCACTTCGTGCCCGCACGCCTCTTCGGCACCCGCGTGGAGAAGTTCTTCCTCTTCTTCGATTGGAAGTTCGCCCTGTGGAAGCGCCAGGTGGGCGACACGGTCTTCGGCATCGGCTGGATCCCCCTGGGCGGCTACGTGAAGATCAGCGGCATGATCGACGAGAGCATGGACCGCGAGCAGATGGCGCAGGCGCCCCAGCCGTGGGAGTTCCGCGCCAAGCCGGCCTGGCAGCGCCTGATCATCATGGTGGGCGGCGTCACCGTCAACCTGCTCCTGGGCATGCTCATCTACATCGCCGTGCTCTTCACCTGGGGCCGCGATTACCTCCCGCTGGAGAACGCCACCTACGGCCTGCACCCCAGCAGCGTGATCAAGGAACAGGGCATGGCCGACGGCGACCGCATCATCGCCGTGGAAGGCCACGCGGTGCGGTCCATCGAGGAGCTCGGCAAGGCCATCCTCATCGACGAGGCCCGCACCCTCACCATCGATCGCCAGGGCCGCACCACCGACATCACCCTGAGCACCGATGTGGCCGACCGCATCCTGGACCGCAACGAGAAGACGCTCTTCACCCCCTGCGTGCCCTTCTTCGTGGACAGCATCCTGCCCGATGGCACCGCCAAGGACAGCGAGCTGCGCAAGGGTGACCGCCTGATCGCCGTGAACGGCGCGTCCACCCCTTGGTTCGCCCAGTTCCGTGAGGCGGTGGGTGAGTTGAAAGGGCAGCAGGCCACCATTGGCGTACTGCGGGGCAGCGACACTTTGCAGCTGCCCGTGCTAGTGAGCGACCAGGGCCTGATCGGCGTGGGCAACCGTCCGCCCGAGGCCTACTTCACCTTCGCCAAGGAGCGCTACGGCCTGCTGGAGTCCATCCCCGCCGGCATCGCCTACGGTTGGAACACGCTGGGCGGCTACGTGAGCTCCCTGAAGCTGCTCTTCAGCGCCAGCGGCGTGAAGCAGATGGGCGGCTTCGGCTCCATCGGCGGCCTGTTCAGCCCCGCCTGGGACTGGCAGGTGTTCTGGAACATGACCGCCTTCCTGAGCATCATCCTGGCCTTCATGAACATCCTGCCCATTCCCGCGCTCGACGGGGGACACGTGGTGTTCCTCCTCTACGAGATGGTGTTCCGCCGAACGCCCAACCAGAAGGTGCTGGAGGTGGCCCAGATGGTGGGCATGGTGCTGCTGCTCGGCCTCATCCTGTTCGCCAACGGCAACGACGTGGTGAAGTGGCTCACCGGCCGCTTGTAA
- a CDS encoding response regulator has product MPHVVLLEDDPLVRTLLTHRMLRNGWRVSALADARGLDALLQGGLPDLIVVDIGLPHLDGLAVVEDLRARGITVPVLVLTAYEQPHLIAAVRSAGADDLVQKPCDNEVLIERMQRLMAA; this is encoded by the coding sequence ATGCCCCATGTCGTGCTGCTCGAGGACGATCCCCTGGTGAGGACCCTGCTCACCCACCGCATGCTGCGCAATGGCTGGCGGGTGAGCGCCCTGGCCGACGCCCGCGGCCTCGACGCCCTGCTGCAGGGCGGCCTGCCCGACCTGATCGTGGTGGACATCGGCCTGCCGCACCTGGACGGTCTGGCGGTGGTGGAGGACCTGCGCGCCCGCGGCATCACCGTGCCCGTACTGGTGCTCACCGCCTACGAGCAGCCGCACCTGATCGCTGCCGTGCGCAGCGCAGGCGCCGACGACCTGGTGCAGAAGCCCTGCGACAACGAGGTGCTCATCGAACGCATGCAGCGCTTGATGGCGGCGTGA
- a CDS encoding proprotein convertase P-domain-containing protein: MKFRSILPLTLLLLGPVVPAQEFVELHNAEVLPLEFLGETMAFRDWDPTRAFPDEVVRDANGWLVKPEPKGTKEARLHQRVNSKALPLGEDPAWQRQQGGRTSGRALDLTINGIGNTGVSPSDPCLEVGPNHVIQMINGSSGAYFRIYDKSGNPLGAQTYLDNFINAIGGITSYSGAGDPIVLYDALADRWLMSEFSSSGNRLVMCVSTTADPLGTWYAYSFTAPSFPDYPKYGVWPTAYIVTSNEGTGCPIYALDRNRMLAGLSATSQRFTTPDYPTIGFQATTPITFEGGTAPPANAPAMVMRMADDGWTASIPADRLELWTLTLDFTTPANSVLAGPQLMLTDPFDTELCGYTSFSCVDQPSSNTNLDPLREVIMNRAQYRNFGTHETIVCNHVTDVTTTDRAGVRWYELRRSGGIANPWGIHQQGTYSPDATSRWMGCISINAAGDIGLAYNVSSGSVFPGIRYTGRSASDPLGQMTFAETTIVAGTSPNGSNRYGDYNSLDVDPANGSFWGTAQYNPASAWSTRIFNFSFTPPLCTPPAATLSTPCINLGQYNVSINLTSLGSASSVTLQIDPDGGGPNPPVTVGNATAPGVFGPYGPYTSGSAVSVVLVHDQFSQCTVTYTGVVANCNAPGAGCTTFNSTGTTTIVDNATVSNTITVPAQGGATLSDLNVFVNVTHTYTSDLRLSLESPVGTVVNLINSGLCTNSDNIVVEFDQTGSNGNVGVTCPMSNLFVVPAQSLAAFNGQVFQGNWILRVQDVATQDEGTLNSWCLIPTLIAADVKVAAKVFLEGAYNTGTGLMNDDLRAAGLVPLTEPYTALGYPFIGAPSGATTAPVLAVTGANAIVDWVVVELRNSLNGASVVASKAALVQRDGDVVAVDGTSPVSFALAAGDYFVAVRHRNHLGAMATPALALSGTATTVDLTAPATGTFGTDARKTVGSIRALWAGDVTFNKQAKYAGGSNDRDPILVRIGGTVPTAVVNGYHPEDVNLNGQVKYAGAANDRDPILVNIGGTVPTATRSEQIP, from the coding sequence ATGAAGTTTCGCTCCATCCTGCCGTTGACCCTTCTCCTTCTTGGCCCGGTGGTCCCGGCCCAGGAGTTCGTGGAGCTGCACAACGCCGAGGTGCTCCCGTTGGAGTTCCTGGGCGAGACGATGGCCTTCCGCGATTGGGACCCCACCCGTGCGTTCCCGGATGAGGTGGTGCGCGACGCCAACGGCTGGCTGGTGAAGCCGGAGCCGAAGGGCACGAAGGAAGCCCGGCTGCACCAACGTGTGAACAGCAAAGCGCTGCCCCTCGGGGAGGATCCCGCCTGGCAGCGCCAGCAGGGCGGCCGCACCTCGGGTCGTGCACTGGACCTCACCATCAACGGGATCGGCAATACGGGCGTCAGCCCCAGCGATCCCTGCCTGGAGGTGGGCCCCAACCATGTGATCCAGATGATCAACGGAAGCTCCGGCGCCTACTTCCGCATCTATGACAAGAGCGGCAACCCGCTCGGCGCGCAGACCTACCTGGACAACTTCATCAACGCCATCGGGGGCATCACCAGCTACAGCGGCGCGGGCGATCCGATCGTGCTGTACGATGCGCTGGCCGACCGCTGGCTGATGAGCGAGTTCTCCTCCAGCGGCAACCGGCTGGTGATGTGCGTGTCCACCACGGCCGACCCGCTGGGCACCTGGTACGCGTACAGCTTCACCGCGCCGAGCTTCCCGGACTATCCGAAGTACGGCGTCTGGCCCACGGCCTACATCGTGACCAGCAACGAGGGCACGGGCTGTCCCATCTACGCCCTGGACCGCAACCGGATGCTTGCCGGTCTGTCCGCCACCTCGCAACGGTTCACCACGCCGGACTATCCCACGATCGGCTTTCAGGCCACCACGCCCATCACGTTCGAAGGCGGCACCGCCCCTCCGGCCAACGCCCCGGCCATGGTGATGCGCATGGCCGATGACGGCTGGACCGCGAGCATCCCTGCGGACCGGCTGGAGCTATGGACCCTGACGCTGGACTTCACCACCCCGGCCAACAGTGTCCTGGCCGGACCCCAGTTGATGCTCACCGATCCGTTCGACACCGAACTGTGCGGCTACACCTCCTTCTCGTGCGTCGATCAGCCCAGCTCGAACACCAACCTGGACCCGCTGCGCGAGGTGATCATGAACAGGGCGCAGTACCGCAACTTCGGTACGCACGAGACCATCGTGTGCAACCACGTCACCGACGTCACCACCACGGACCGGGCGGGTGTGCGCTGGTATGAACTGCGCCGCAGTGGCGGCATCGCCAACCCTTGGGGCATCCACCAGCAGGGCACCTATTCGCCGGACGCCACCAGCCGCTGGATGGGCTGCATCTCCATCAACGCTGCGGGCGACATCGGCCTGGCCTACAACGTGAGCTCCGGATCGGTGTTCCCGGGGATCCGCTACACGGGCCGCAGCGCCAGCGACCCGCTGGGGCAGATGACCTTCGCGGAGACCACCATCGTCGCGGGGACCTCCCCCAACGGCAGCAACCGGTATGGCGACTACAACTCGCTCGATGTCGACCCGGCCAACGGCAGTTTCTGGGGCACGGCCCAGTACAACCCGGCCTCGGCCTGGTCCACGCGCATCTTCAACTTCTCGTTCACCCCGCCACTGTGCACGCCGCCGGCGGCCACCCTGAGCACCCCGTGCATCAACCTCGGCCAGTACAACGTGAGCATCAACCTCACCAGCCTCGGTAGCGCGTCCAGTGTCACCCTGCAGATCGATCCGGACGGCGGGGGGCCCAACCCTCCGGTCACCGTGGGCAACGCCACCGCTCCCGGGGTCTTCGGCCCCTACGGCCCCTACACCAGCGGCAGCGCGGTATCGGTGGTGCTGGTGCACGACCAGTTCAGCCAGTGCACGGTGACCTACACCGGCGTGGTGGCCAACTGCAACGCGCCGGGCGCCGGCTGCACCACCTTCAACAGCACGGGCACCACGACCATCGTGGATAATGCGACGGTGAGCAACACCATCACCGTGCCCGCTCAGGGTGGCGCCACCCTGAGCGACCTCAACGTGTTCGTGAACGTCACACACACCTACACGTCGGACCTGCGGCTGTCGTTGGAGAGCCCGGTCGGCACCGTGGTGAACCTCATCAACAGTGGACTTTGCACCAACAGCGACAACATCGTGGTGGAGTTCGATCAGACAGGATCGAACGGCAACGTAGGCGTCACCTGCCCGATGAGCAACCTGTTCGTGGTGCCGGCCCAGTCCCTCGCGGCGTTCAACGGCCAGGTGTTCCAGGGCAACTGGATCCTGCGCGTGCAGGATGTGGCCACACAGGACGAGGGCACGCTCAACAGCTGGTGCCTGATCCCCACCCTGATCGCAGCCGACGTGAAGGTGGCGGCGAAGGTCTTCCTGGAGGGCGCCTACAACACCGGCACGGGCCTGATGAACGATGACCTGCGCGCGGCCGGCCTGGTGCCGCTCACCGAGCCGTACACGGCCTTGGGCTACCCCTTCATCGGTGCACCGAGCGGAGCCACCACGGCCCCCGTGCTGGCAGTGACCGGTGCCAACGCCATCGTGGATTGGGTGGTGGTGGAGCTGCGCAACAGCTTGAACGGCGCGTCCGTGGTGGCCAGCAAGGCGGCCTTGGTGCAGCGCGATGGTGACGTGGTGGCCGTGGATGGCACCTCGCCCGTGAGCTTCGCCCTGGCGGCCGGAGACTACTTCGTGGCCGTGCGCCACCGGAACCACCTGGGCGCCATGGCCACCCCGGCGCTGGCCCTGAGCGGCACGGCCACCACCGTGGACCTGACGGCCCCGGCCACTGGCACCTTCGGCACCGATGCGCGCAAGACCGTGGGGAGCATCCGTGCCCTCTGGGCCGGCGATGTCACGTTCAACAAACAGGCGAAGTATGCCGGCGGCAGCAACGACCGCGACCCTATCCTGGTCCGGATCGGGGGCACGGTGCCCACCGCAGTGGTCAACGGCTACCATCCGGAGGATGTGAACCTGAACGGCCAGGTGAAGTATGCCGGCGCGGCCAATGACCGCGACCCCATCCTGGTGAACATCGGTGGCACAGTGCCCACGGCCACCCGGAGCGAGCAGATCCCCTAG
- a CDS encoding DUF2059 domain-containing protein, translating into MRPALLALFITLLIGGLRGQDAAYLAQFDAFQKASGTEAMQRSAMEAMLDLQEQDPSSDKEFLKRFRKEVIARLGELNAEIAVLYHERFSLEELQEMTRFHETPLGRKLARENPSLVEGSTRIGAAWGERVANDVLQGMR; encoded by the coding sequence ATGCGCCCGGCCCTCCTCGCCCTGTTCATCACGCTCCTGATCGGCGGCCTGCGGGGGCAGGATGCCGCCTACCTGGCGCAGTTCGACGCGTTCCAGAAGGCCAGCGGCACCGAGGCGATGCAGCGCAGCGCCATGGAGGCCATGCTCGACCTGCAGGAGCAGGACCCGAGCTCGGACAAGGAGTTCCTCAAGCGCTTCCGCAAGGAGGTGATCGCGCGACTGGGCGAGCTCAACGCGGAGATCGCCGTGCTGTACCACGAGCGCTTCAGCCTGGAGGAGCTGCAGGAGATGACGCGTTTCCACGAAACGCCGCTGGGCCGCAAGCTGGCGCGCGAGAACCCGTCGTTGGTGGAGGGCTCCACCCGCATTGGTGCGGCCTGGGGCGAGCGTGTGGCGAACGATGTCCTTCAGGGCATGCGGTGA
- a CDS encoding threonylcarbamoyl-AMP synthase gives MTTTIGTDVAHAALLLKQGAVVAIPTETVYGLAADAFNEEAVLTIFSAKQRPAFDPLIVHVRDREQLDRVAEVPAEAEALITRFWPGPLTLVLHKRPAVPDLVTSGLDTVAVRMPAHAMTRALLNELDTPLAAPSANPFGYVSPTTAQHVMDQLGGRIPYILDGGACTVGVESTILGRDAQGRWVLFRPGGIALESIEAVVGEVHAPSPSAKLQAPGMLESHYAPRKPVHVGDVPALLRRFAGRAVGVISFRHEHHAHRCEVLSPEGDLSAAARHLFAVLRELDTSDCQVIVAERFPEEGLGRAINDRLRRAAAGR, from the coding sequence ATGACGACCACGATCGGTACCGATGTGGCCCATGCCGCACTTCTGTTGAAGCAGGGGGCCGTGGTGGCCATCCCCACGGAGACCGTGTACGGACTGGCCGCGGACGCCTTCAACGAGGAGGCCGTGCTCACCATCTTCAGCGCCAAGCAGCGGCCGGCCTTCGATCCGCTCATCGTGCACGTGCGCGACCGTGAACAGCTGGACCGGGTGGCCGAGGTGCCCGCCGAGGCGGAGGCCCTCATCACGCGCTTCTGGCCCGGGCCGCTCACCTTGGTGCTGCACAAGCGCCCGGCCGTGCCCGACCTGGTGACCAGCGGCCTGGACACCGTCGCCGTACGCATGCCGGCCCACGCCATGACGCGCGCGCTGTTGAACGAACTGGACACGCCGTTGGCGGCACCCAGCGCCAACCCCTTCGGCTACGTGAGCCCCACCACGGCGCAGCACGTCATGGACCAGCTCGGTGGGCGCATTCCTTACATCCTCGACGGCGGGGCCTGCACCGTGGGCGTGGAGAGCACCATCCTGGGCCGGGATGCCCAGGGCCGCTGGGTGCTGTTCCGTCCGGGCGGCATCGCCCTGGAGTCCATCGAGGCGGTGGTGGGCGAGGTGCACGCACCCTCCCCGTCCGCCAAGCTTCAAGCCCCGGGCATGCTGGAGAGCCACTACGCCCCCCGCAAACCGGTGCATGTGGGCGATGTGCCGGCGCTCCTGCGCCGGTTCGCCGGGCGGGCCGTGGGCGTCATCAGCTTCCGCCATGAGCACCACGCCCACCGCTGCGAGGTGCTCTCGCCCGAGGGCGACCTGTCCGCCGCCGCCCGGCACCTCTTCGCTGTGCTGCGCGAGCTGGACACCAGCGATTGCCAGGTCATCGTCGCCGAACGGTTCCCCGAGGAAGGCCTGGGCCGCGCCATCAATGACAGGCTGCGGCGCGCGGCGGCGGGGCGGTGA